A single window of Colletes latitarsis isolate SP2378_abdomen chromosome 6, iyColLati1, whole genome shotgun sequence DNA harbors:
- the LOC143342802 gene encoding uncharacterized protein LOC143342802 has product MGGPGAGRVSRHELNAVPKSHVGHGDRTLVIGEPAAPASQGCRCHSTPERAISASGLVPAQLPPSPPPLASLHIAVNSCAAFGINNTTGTLNAVLDGTKAAATMSSPPKHRRGFDPNDVNANDYRRYRRVKTRRGFVCTTPWPWAPDTDLPDIPRHISISTRH; this is encoded by the exons ATGGGTGGGCCGGGAGCTGGTAGGGTTAGCAGGCACGAGCTGaacgcggtgccaaagagccacGTCGGTCACGGGGATCGGACCCTCGTAATCGGCGAGCCAGCAGCGCCAGCATCGCAGGGCTGTCGGTGTCACTCGACTCCGGAACGCGCGATCTCGGCATCCGGCCTCGTCCCCGCCCAGTTGCCGCCTTCGCCGCCGCCTCTCGCCTCGCTGCACATCGCCGTCAACAGCTGCGCTGCATTCGGCATCAACAATACCACCGGGACGCTGAACGCGGTCTTGGACGGTACCAAGGCTGCTGCGACCATGTCCTCGCCGCCCAAGCACCGAAGGGGCTTCGACCCCAACGACGTCAACGCCAACGACTATCGCCGTTATCGTCGCGTTAAGACGAGACG AGGCTTTGTATGTACCACACCGTGGCCTTGGGCGCCGGACACAGACCTCCCCGACATCCCCCGACATATATCCATCAGCACGAGGCATTAA